A genomic segment from Hyalangium minutum encodes:
- a CDS encoding trifunctional serine/threonine-protein kinase/ATP-binding protein/sensor histidine kinase: MLDIPGYRVLGTIRGTGSNVLFQAVREADGLPVILKTPLAPSPGSSESERYRREFGILQRLRDVKGVARPYSYEHIHQRPVILLERVPGQPLSELVGKPLDVSRVLTLASSLAATLAEVHSRNVIHKDIKPSNIILEPSGEARLIDFGVATVQQVEHLEAAPSNLIEGTLAYMSPEQTGRMNRAVDYRTDFYSLGVTLYELLTGQRPFQGRDALEWFHAHMAQKPVPPHELNADVPPVLSAIVLKLLAKVAEERYQSAEGLRADLEQCRVQPRPAGSEGFTLGAHDTPHRFQLPQRLYGRDAQVASLLQGFERLSQTARPELFLISGYSGIGKSSVVHELYKPVVERRSFFLTGKFDQFQRDIPYATVAQAIRGLVQQLLAASEEELARWREQLLQVWAGQGQALVDLVPQLEVLVGRQPPLQQLSASETQHRLHKVVRQFLEVFATPEHPLVMFLDDLQWADLSSLRLIQQLLSQPETPPVLWIGAYRNNEVSPEHPLVSVLEEVRKAGARVTDIRLEPLRLEQVSQLVADTLPGAGEELVVPLSALVHEKTGGNPFFLLQLMVTLNQDGLLVRMPGAGWQWNAEGARARGYSDNVVDFMVRKLRQLPEAAQHLLRLASCVGNVFSLPMLGTLADLAEVTDVEKGLEPALQGGLLARASSEQYRFLHDRIQQAAHSLISEQESRAIHLRIGRMLLQSLAPEQLREALFDVVRQLTAGVDLIQDASERHQLARLNAEAGLKAEAAVAHRPAIAYLSAAFSLIPGDPWETDPELAFQVRLARSRCELWSGNSREARVLATELCIRARSQADSVAAYSLKSDACFAASDAAAAVAAILECLARLGMPLPPHPTWEKAQAAHEEVWKVLGERSIESLTDLPPMTDPHLKVMMGALASLFGKAYVTDSNLLIICLSRMVALTLRHGFTDSAVVGIGWFGLITGSSFKRFQEGQAFSLLAQRLVDRHNLASFRSMALLALQCTSYFTQPLPMVQELVLSGFQQGLQSGDFYSASYCSSTVVANRLYMGHNLEEVYQDVIARGPFIQKVGVWDAEYQLALFRRYIQQLCGLSPAFGSLNGDGFDEASFEASLARQSMGSIRAWYWVIKLQARFLAGSYQEALEAADKVAEVLWVMHGNLAVREFHCFRALTLAALFEGASPEQQQQSLEAIQRHRQQLADWAENSPGTFRALERMVSAELARLAGRGEEATRLYEEAIRKARETGATHHVAMASELAANFWRTRQSPIVAHAFAREAWAAYQHWGAVAKVQQLETQWPHLEAAAATAQADTSSTDSSQIDALTVAKTQQAISGEIVLERLVTALMKAAIENAGAQRGALLLPEGDTLTVAATSSASGGHVAVLLSEVPASELPWTIVSYVRRTREHVLIGDASRPHPFASDPYLTRSGARSVLCLPLLRREQFIGALYLENNLATNAFNPSRLVLLGHIASQAAISIENARLYADVERAREELRRSHDALEQRVEERTRELRDAQARLVETARAVGMAEVAANVLHNVGNVLTSAVINLETMQRAVGASRVGRLKQATTLLLENRADLANFLAPSARGKNLPEYLAGLADELMGQQMSLLEDLDAMGRHIEHIRAIVQVQQTYARTSLMAEECDLGQLIDDTLRIKMVALQRHGVSIRREVSPVPRVKVDKHKVLQILINLISNAKYALDAIPEGERAIRVRLFSEGDKALIQVVDNGVGIAPEIRERLFAHGYTTRKEGHGFGLHSSALAAQMLGGRLTLESEGPGKGAVATLELPLS; the protein is encoded by the coding sequence ATGTTGGATATTCCGGGGTACAGGGTGCTGGGCACGATTCGAGGGACAGGCTCGAACGTGCTCTTCCAGGCCGTGCGTGAGGCGGATGGTCTCCCGGTCATCCTCAAGACGCCCCTGGCGCCCTCACCCGGCTCCAGCGAGAGCGAGCGCTACCGGCGCGAGTTCGGAATCCTGCAGCGCCTGCGAGACGTGAAGGGCGTGGCCCGGCCCTATTCCTACGAGCACATCCACCAGCGCCCCGTCATCCTGCTGGAGCGCGTGCCGGGGCAACCGCTCTCCGAGCTGGTCGGAAAGCCGCTGGACGTGTCCCGGGTGCTGACGCTGGCCAGCTCGCTCGCTGCAACGCTGGCGGAGGTCCACAGCCGCAACGTCATCCACAAGGACATCAAGCCCTCCAACATCATCCTGGAGCCCTCTGGCGAGGCGCGGCTCATCGACTTCGGGGTGGCCACCGTCCAGCAGGTGGAGCACCTGGAGGCCGCGCCCTCGAATCTTATCGAGGGAACGCTGGCTTACATGTCGCCCGAGCAGACGGGGCGCATGAACCGGGCGGTGGACTACCGCACCGACTTCTACTCGCTGGGCGTCACCCTCTATGAGCTGCTGACGGGCCAGCGCCCGTTCCAGGGCCGCGACGCGCTCGAGTGGTTCCACGCGCACATGGCGCAGAAGCCCGTGCCGCCGCACGAGCTCAACGCCGACGTGCCGCCTGTCCTCTCGGCCATTGTCCTGAAGCTGCTGGCCAAGGTGGCCGAGGAGCGCTACCAGAGCGCCGAGGGGCTGCGGGCGGACTTGGAGCAGTGCCGCGTCCAGCCCCGCCCGGCTGGGAGCGAGGGCTTCACGCTGGGCGCGCATGACACGCCCCACCGCTTCCAGCTGCCCCAGCGGCTCTACGGGCGCGACGCCCAGGTGGCCTCGCTGCTTCAGGGCTTCGAGCGCCTCTCCCAGACGGCCCGGCCCGAGCTCTTCCTGATCAGCGGCTACTCCGGCATCGGCAAGTCCTCGGTGGTGCACGAGCTGTACAAGCCGGTGGTGGAGCGGCGCAGCTTCTTCCTCACCGGCAAGTTCGATCAGTTCCAGCGGGACATTCCCTACGCCACCGTGGCGCAGGCCATCCGCGGGCTGGTGCAGCAGCTGCTGGCCGCGAGCGAGGAGGAGCTGGCGCGCTGGCGGGAGCAGCTCCTCCAGGTGTGGGCCGGGCAGGGCCAGGCGCTGGTGGATCTGGTGCCTCAGCTGGAGGTGCTGGTGGGCCGGCAGCCTCCGCTCCAGCAGCTGTCCGCGAGCGAGACCCAGCACCGCCTCCACAAGGTGGTTCGCCAGTTCCTCGAGGTGTTCGCCACCCCCGAGCACCCGCTGGTGATGTTCCTGGATGACCTGCAGTGGGCGGACCTCTCCAGCCTCCGGCTCATCCAGCAGCTGCTGTCCCAGCCGGAGACGCCTCCGGTGCTGTGGATCGGCGCCTACCGAAACAATGAGGTGAGCCCCGAGCACCCGCTGGTGTCGGTGCTGGAGGAGGTGCGCAAGGCGGGCGCCCGGGTGACGGACATCCGCCTGGAGCCCCTGCGCCTGGAGCAGGTCTCCCAGCTCGTGGCCGACACACTGCCTGGCGCGGGCGAGGAGCTGGTGGTTCCGCTGTCGGCGCTGGTGCACGAGAAGACGGGCGGCAACCCCTTCTTCCTGCTCCAGCTGATGGTGACGCTGAACCAGGACGGCCTGTTGGTGCGCATGCCCGGGGCGGGGTGGCAGTGGAACGCCGAGGGCGCGCGGGCCCGGGGCTACTCAGACAATGTCGTCGACTTCATGGTGCGCAAGCTGCGCCAGCTCCCCGAGGCCGCCCAGCACCTGCTCCGGCTGGCGTCCTGCGTGGGCAACGTCTTCTCCCTGCCCATGCTGGGCACGCTCGCGGACCTGGCGGAGGTGACGGACGTGGAGAAGGGCCTGGAGCCCGCGCTCCAGGGCGGCTTGCTGGCACGCGCCAGCTCCGAGCAGTACCGCTTCCTCCACGACCGCATCCAGCAGGCCGCCCACTCTCTCATCTCCGAGCAGGAGAGCCGGGCCATCCACCTGCGCATCGGGCGGATGCTCCTCCAGAGCCTGGCTCCAGAGCAGCTGCGCGAGGCACTCTTCGACGTGGTGCGCCAGCTCACCGCGGGCGTGGATCTGATCCAGGACGCCTCGGAGCGCCACCAGCTCGCGAGGCTGAACGCCGAGGCCGGCTTGAAGGCCGAGGCCGCGGTGGCCCACCGCCCCGCCATCGCCTACCTCTCGGCGGCCTTCTCGCTCATCCCCGGAGACCCGTGGGAGACGGATCCGGAGCTGGCCTTCCAGGTGCGGCTCGCTCGCTCGCGCTGCGAGCTCTGGAGTGGCAACAGCCGCGAGGCCCGGGTGCTGGCCACGGAGCTCTGCATCCGGGCGCGGAGCCAGGCGGACTCCGTGGCCGCCTACAGCCTGAAGAGCGACGCCTGCTTTGCCGCCTCGGATGCCGCGGCCGCCGTGGCGGCCATCCTCGAGTGTCTGGCCCGGCTGGGCATGCCCCTGCCGCCACACCCCACCTGGGAGAAGGCGCAGGCGGCGCACGAGGAGGTCTGGAAGGTGCTCGGCGAGCGCTCCATCGAGAGCCTCACGGACTTGCCGCCCATGACCGATCCGCACCTGAAGGTGATGATGGGGGCGCTCGCCTCGCTCTTCGGCAAGGCCTACGTCACCGATAGCAACCTGCTCATCATCTGCCTGAGCCGGATGGTCGCACTCACCCTCCGCCACGGCTTCACGGACTCGGCGGTGGTGGGGATTGGGTGGTTCGGCCTGATCACGGGCTCCTCCTTCAAGCGGTTTCAGGAGGGTCAGGCGTTCAGCCTGCTGGCCCAGCGGCTGGTCGACCGCCACAACCTGGCCTCCTTCCGGTCGATGGCGTTGCTGGCGCTGCAGTGCACCAGCTACTTCACGCAGCCCCTCCCGATGGTGCAGGAGCTCGTCCTCAGCGGCTTCCAGCAAGGGCTCCAGTCCGGGGACTTCTACTCCGCCAGCTATTGCAGCAGCACGGTCGTCGCCAACCGCCTCTACATGGGACACAACCTGGAAGAGGTCTACCAGGACGTGATCGCGCGCGGCCCCTTCATCCAGAAGGTGGGCGTCTGGGACGCCGAGTACCAGCTGGCCCTCTTCCGGCGTTACATCCAGCAGCTGTGTGGACTGTCGCCCGCGTTCGGTTCGCTGAACGGAGACGGCTTCGATGAGGCGTCCTTCGAAGCCTCACTGGCACGCCAGAGCATGGGCAGCATCCGGGCCTGGTACTGGGTCATCAAGCTCCAGGCCCGTTTCCTGGCCGGCTCGTACCAGGAGGCGCTCGAGGCGGCGGACAAGGTCGCCGAGGTGCTCTGGGTGATGCACGGCAACCTGGCGGTGCGCGAGTTCCACTGCTTCCGCGCGCTGACTTTGGCTGCTCTCTTCGAGGGAGCCTCACCCGAGCAGCAGCAGCAGTCCCTGGAGGCCATCCAGCGCCACCGGCAGCAGCTGGCGGATTGGGCGGAGAACTCCCCCGGGACGTTCCGCGCGCTCGAGCGCATGGTCTCCGCCGAGCTGGCCCGGCTGGCGGGCAGGGGAGAGGAGGCCACGCGCCTCTATGAAGAGGCCATCCGCAAAGCCCGGGAGACCGGTGCCACCCACCATGTGGCGATGGCCAGCGAGCTGGCGGCGAACTTCTGGCGCACGCGGCAGTCGCCCATCGTCGCCCACGCCTTCGCCCGCGAGGCCTGGGCCGCGTATCAGCACTGGGGCGCCGTGGCCAAGGTCCAGCAGCTGGAGACCCAGTGGCCCCACCTCGAGGCCGCGGCGGCCACCGCGCAGGCCGATACCAGCAGCACGGACTCCAGCCAGATTGACGCGCTCACGGTGGCCAAGACCCAGCAGGCCATCTCCGGAGAGATTGTCCTGGAGCGGCTGGTGACCGCGCTGATGAAGGCCGCCATCGAGAACGCGGGCGCCCAGCGCGGAGCCCTGCTGCTGCCGGAGGGAGACACGCTCACGGTGGCGGCCACCTCCAGCGCCTCCGGGGGCCACGTGGCCGTCCTGCTGAGCGAAGTCCCGGCCTCCGAGCTGCCGTGGACGATCGTCTCCTATGTGCGGCGCACCCGGGAGCACGTGCTCATCGGCGACGCCTCCAGGCCCCATCCCTTCGCGTCCGATCCGTACCTGACGCGCAGCGGGGCGCGCTCGGTGCTGTGCCTGCCGCTGCTGCGGAGGGAGCAGTTCATCGGGGCGCTGTACCTGGAGAACAACCTGGCCACCAACGCGTTCAACCCCTCGCGGCTGGTGCTGCTGGGGCACATCGCCTCGCAGGCGGCCATCTCCATCGAGAACGCGCGGCTGTACGCGGACGTGGAGCGCGCCCGGGAGGAGCTGCGCCGGAGCCATGACGCGCTCGAGCAGCGGGTGGAGGAGCGCACGCGCGAGCTGAGGGATGCCCAGGCCCGGCTGGTGGAGACCGCCCGCGCGGTGGGCATGGCCGAGGTGGCCGCCAACGTGCTCCACAACGTGGGCAACGTGCTCACCAGTGCCGTCATCAACCTGGAGACGATGCAGCGGGCGGTAGGGGCTTCGCGCGTGGGCCGGCTGAAGCAGGCCACCACGCTGCTGCTGGAGAACCGCGCGGATCTGGCCAACTTCCTGGCTCCGAGCGCGCGCGGCAAGAACCTGCCGGAGTACCTGGCCGGGCTGGCCGACGAGCTGATGGGCCAGCAGATGAGCCTGCTGGAGGACCTGGACGCGATGGGGCGGCACATCGAGCACATCCGCGCCATCGTCCAGGTGCAGCAGACGTACGCCCGCACCTCGCTCATGGCCGAGGAGTGCGACCTGGGCCAGCTCATCGACGATACGCTGCGCATCAAGATGGTGGCGCTCCAGCGGCACGGGGTGTCCATCCGGCGGGAGGTGTCGCCGGTGCCCCGGGTGAAGGTGGACAAGCACAAGGTGCTGCAGATCCTCATCAACCTCATCAGCAACGCGAAGTACGCGCTGGACGCCATCCCCGAGGGCGAGCGCGCCATCCGAGTACGGCTGTTCTCGGAGGGGGACAAGGCGCTCATCCAGGTGGTGGACAACGGGGTGGGCATCGCACCGGAGATCCGCGAGCGCCTCTTCGCGCACGGCTACACCACGCGCAAGGAGGGCCACGGCTTCGGCCTGCACTCGAGCGCGCTGGCCGCGCAGATGCTGGGTGGCCGCCTCACGCTGGAGAGCGAGGGGCCAGGCAAGGGAGCCGTGGCCACACTGGAGCTCCCGCTCTCTTGA